In candidate division WOR-3 bacterium, the genomic window GCAGCTGTCTGACTATCAACTCCCGCAGTTTTTTGTTTTCGGTGCTGTAGTAAAGGTCCCGCCACATCTGGCGGGCGGTCGCAAAATCACCGCTGCGTGCAAGCGCATATGGCACCCAGCGCGCCACCATTGTCCAGGCGTTGGGCAACTTTGACGAGACCAAAAAAAGCCGTGCCGCCGCTTCATAATCACCTATCAACATATAGTTGATAAAACCGGCATCAAAAGGTAACTGCCAGTTTAATGGATTGGCCTTCATCCCGGAAAATAAAAGTTTGAGCCCCTCAATCGGCTTGTGGGCATCCCAAGCAAGGGTAAGAGCCCCGAAATGATAGGCACCGACGAACCGCGGGTCAAGCGATGTGAGAATCCCAAATATATGCCCCAGCCAATCATACTTTTGGTCGGTCTCTAAGTGGCGCCCGTAGTAATCAATCGCTGTAAGCCAGATAAAGTCCGCCAGTACCTCCTGGTATTCAACCGCGGATTCCCTCAGAGCAACACCCGAGGGGAAATAGGCAAGCTCCTGCACTAACCGTTCCCCTCGCCGCCGGCTGGTGGAATCAATGGCCAGTTGCAGGAGATAAACCCCGACAAATCCCCAGATTACCAGCACCGCCGGGATAATATTAATCAGAAAACCCGGTGCCTTAGGCACAGGTCTGGTAACCTCAACCACGGTCGTCAAAAATCCCTGCGGTTAAAAACCGCCATAGCGATGAGAAGCAGGGTGAAGGTATAAATACCTGCATAACAGCCTGAATATAAAAAGGCATCCGGGTTTAATGGCACATTGTGCACCAGTTCTGCCCGAATGTTGAAGTTACTCAAATTGGGCAGGAGATAATAGCAGCCCAGAGCGAGAAATTTTATAAGGGGGGAGGGGCTCATCGCCGCCAGTTGCTTTAGAAGATGGGTGCTGTGACCGATGAAGTAAACAACAAAGGTGAAGACCGCACTCGCAATGGGCGTAACAAAAGTGGAGAAGAGAACCGCTACCGCGGTCAAAAGCAACAGTTCTAAGAAGGTCATCACCACACCCAGAAGAAGCCGTGCCTCAGGTTTCACCCCGGTAATCAAGAGGACAAGATAGAAGCCAACACTCATCAGTGCCAGGCTGACCAAGAGAACCAGGATGAGACCAAGATACTTGCCCAAGATAAACTCCTGGCGCCGCACCGGTCGGGCAAGGAGGAGGTAAATCGTCCGCTTCTCCACCTCGCGATAAACAAGGCGACCACCAACAAGAACCGCAACCAGTACTGAAAAAAGGGTGATGCTTGAAAGCCCGAGGTCTTTGATTATTTTTTCTGCCTCGCCCAGCGCCACCGGCTGAATCACCTTCGCACTTGCCATCACCAGGACACCAGTCACTATTAAAGCCAGAAGGACCCTGTCCCGCAAAGACTCCCGGAAGGTGTT contains:
- a CDS encoding ABC transporter permease — translated: MFNRIYGVALNTFRESLRDRVLLALIVTGVLVMASAKVIQPVALGEAEKIIKDLGLSSITLFSVLVAVLVGGRLVYREVEKRTIYLLLARPVRRQEFILGKYLGLILVLLVSLALMSVGFYLVLLITGVKPEARLLLGVVMTFLELLLLTAVAVLFSTFVTPIASAVFTFVVYFIGHSTHLLKQLAAMSPSPLIKFLALGCYYLLPNLSNFNIRAELVHNVPLNPDAFLYSGCYAGIYTFTLLLIAMAVFNRRDF